The following coding sequences are from one Microbulbifer sp. TB1203 window:
- a CDS encoding DUF885 domain-containing protein, with protein MTNLAKSLFFSTALLAASASAMEQNAFDQAFDALPKSDASAQLKALQDLRYRWIMESFPENATYEGYRGQDNRWTDASMDSIERRREQTRRLLAASRHLDSESLPAAEQLDYQLLYQDLLMEVKGFQFPGHLLPVSHMDGIQRNVPSVLNSMAKRTAADYETILTRLEKLPALIQQTQALMREGLERKITPPQITLRDLPGQIRALVPEEPKDSPLLKAFNEMPAGISSAQQRRLQQRAHALYQRDLVPAWRNMAEFVEREYIPGARVDTAFTSMPDGLRWYAHQVRENTTTTLSPEEIHRIGLAEVRRIRGQMQAVIEKTGFDGSFEEFTEFLRTDPQFYHTSKEELMRGYRDIAKRIDGELPALFGTLPRLPYGVKPIPSYSEKSQTTAYYMPGSNEAGRAGIFFANTYNLPSRPKWEMEALTVHEAMPGHHLQIALAQEQEGLHPLRRNAGYTAYVEGWGLYSESLGKDLGLYRDPYSEFGALTYDMWRAVRLVVDTGMHQLGWSREEAIEFFMNNSAKPRHDITVEIDRYLVWPGQALAYKLGQLKIKELRAKAEQQLGERFDIRAFHDQLLSSGAVPLNVLEARMNGWIETQNAKAAGTPAKAIVAGQVSAG; from the coding sequence ATGACCAACCTCGCCAAATCCCTATTCTTCTCCACCGCCCTGCTCGCCGCCAGCGCCTCGGCTATGGAGCAGAATGCCTTCGACCAGGCCTTCGACGCCCTGCCGAAGAGCGATGCCAGCGCCCAGCTGAAAGCTCTGCAAGACCTGCGCTACCGCTGGATCATGGAGAGCTTCCCGGAGAACGCCACCTACGAAGGCTACCGGGGCCAGGACAACCGCTGGACCGACGCATCCATGGACAGCATCGAGCGTCGCCGGGAACAGACCCGCCGCCTGCTCGCCGCCAGCCGCCATCTCGACAGCGAAAGCTTACCCGCGGCGGAGCAGTTGGACTACCAACTGCTGTACCAGGACCTGCTGATGGAGGTAAAGGGCTTCCAGTTCCCGGGCCACCTGCTGCCGGTCAGCCATATGGACGGCATCCAGCGCAACGTACCCAGTGTGCTGAACAGCATGGCCAAACGCACCGCCGCCGACTACGAAACCATTCTCACCCGCCTGGAGAAACTGCCGGCGCTGATACAGCAGACCCAGGCGCTGATGCGCGAGGGCCTGGAAAGGAAAATCACCCCGCCGCAGATTACCCTGCGCGACCTGCCCGGCCAGATCCGCGCCCTGGTGCCCGAGGAGCCGAAGGACAGCCCTCTGCTGAAAGCTTTCAACGAAATGCCGGCCGGCATCTCCTCCGCCCAGCAACGCCGCCTGCAACAGCGGGCCCATGCGCTGTACCAGAGAGACCTGGTGCCCGCCTGGCGGAACATGGCGGAATTCGTCGAGCGCGAATATATCCCCGGCGCCAGGGTGGACACCGCTTTCACCAGCATGCCCGACGGCCTGCGCTGGTACGCGCACCAGGTGCGCGAAAACACCACCACCACCCTGAGCCCGGAGGAAATCCACCGCATCGGCCTGGCCGAGGTGAGGCGCATCCGCGGCCAGATGCAGGCGGTCATTGAGAAGACCGGCTTTGACGGCAGTTTCGAGGAATTCACCGAATTCCTGCGCACCGATCCGCAGTTCTACCACACCAGCAAGGAAGAACTGATGCGGGGCTACCGGGATATCGCCAAGCGCATCGACGGCGAGCTGCCGGCCCTGTTTGGCACCCTGCCGCGCCTGCCCTACGGGGTAAAGCCAATCCCCAGCTACTCGGAGAAATCCCAGACCACCGCCTACTACATGCCCGGCTCCAATGAAGCCGGCCGCGCCGGGATCTTCTTTGCCAACACCTACAACCTGCCCAGCCGCCCGAAATGGGAGATGGAAGCACTGACGGTGCACGAGGCTATGCCCGGCCACCACCTGCAGATCGCCCTGGCCCAGGAGCAGGAAGGCCTGCACCCGCTGCGCCGCAACGCCGGCTACACCGCCTACGTGGAGGGCTGGGGCCTCTACTCCGAGAGCCTGGGCAAGGACCTGGGCCTGTACCGGGACCCCTACAGCGAGTTCGGCGCCCTCACCTACGATATGTGGCGCGCGGTGCGCCTGGTGGTGGACACCGGCATGCACCAGCTGGGCTGGAGCCGCGAAGAGGCCATCGAGTTCTTTATGAACAACAGCGCCAAGCCCAGGCACGACATTACCGTGGAAATCGACCGCTACCTGGTGTGGCCGGGGCAGGCCCTGGCCTACAAGCTGGGCCAGCTGAAGATCAAGGAGCTGCGCGCCAAAGCGGAGCAGCAGCTGGGCGAGCGCTTCGATATCCGCGCCTTCCACGACCAGTTGCTGTCGAGCGGCGCAGTGCCACTGAACGTGCTGGAAGCGCGCATGAACGGCTGGATAGAGACGCAGAATGCCAAGGCCGCCGGCACCCCGGCCAAGGCAATTGTGGCAGGCCAGGTCAGCGCAGGCTGA
- the dxs gene encoding 1-deoxy-D-xylulose-5-phosphate synthase: MFDEIPRTRPQTPLLDAIDEPAQLRALDERQLPELARQLREYLLYCVGQTGGHFGAGLGVVELTIALHYIYNTPEDRLVWDVGHQTYPHKILTGRREQMLSMRQQGGLSGFPKRSESPYDTFGVGHSSTSISAALGMALGSADDRRVVAVIGDGAMTAGMAFEALNHAAHTGKDMLVVLNDNRMSISKNVGGLATYFAKILASKTYLSMREGSRKILSVIPKAWQLARRTEEHVKGMITPGTLFEELGFNYVGPLDGHNVHDLVQTLRNLRSQRGPQLLHIVTTKGKGFGPAEADPVGYHALNKLEPEPKVQVAPFPSEGGGERKPPKYQEVFGRWLCDAAERDDRLVGITPAMCEGSGMVEFAERFPERFHDVAIAEQHAVTLAAGLACEGQKPVVAIYSTFLQRGYDQLVHDVAIQNLDVTFAIDRAGLVGEDGPTHAGSFDLTYMRCLPNLVIAAPSDENECRQLLYTAYRHSGPAAVRYPRGTGTGAQIEEQMTELPLGKGQLVREGAGVAILSFGTLLTPALAAAEKLGATVADMRWVKPLDEQLIDELAASHHLLVTLEENAVAGGAGSAVTEYLNHRGTQVPVLQLGLPDSTIEHGKHKDLLAGIGLDAAGIERQIRRRLRDSGLGALDSGNKIQKLL, translated from the coding sequence ATGTTCGACGAAATCCCACGCACACGCCCGCAGACGCCGCTGCTCGACGCCATCGATGAACCGGCGCAGCTGCGCGCCCTGGACGAGCGCCAACTGCCGGAGCTGGCCCGCCAGCTGCGCGAGTACCTGCTGTACTGCGTCGGCCAGACCGGTGGTCACTTCGGCGCCGGCCTGGGGGTCGTGGAACTGACCATCGCCCTGCACTACATCTACAACACCCCGGAAGACCGGCTGGTGTGGGATGTGGGCCACCAGACTTATCCCCACAAGATTCTCACCGGGCGCCGCGAGCAGATGCTCAGCATGCGCCAGCAGGGCGGCCTGTCCGGTTTTCCCAAACGCAGCGAGAGCCCCTACGACACCTTTGGCGTGGGCCATTCCAGCACCTCCATCAGCGCCGCCCTGGGCATGGCACTGGGCTCTGCGGACGACCGCAGGGTCGTCGCGGTGATCGGCGACGGCGCCATGACCGCCGGCATGGCTTTCGAGGCGCTGAACCACGCCGCCCACACCGGCAAAGACATGCTGGTGGTGCTGAACGACAACCGCATGTCCATCTCGAAAAATGTCGGGGGCCTGGCCACCTATTTCGCCAAGATCCTGGCCAGCAAAACCTACCTGTCCATGCGCGAGGGCAGCCGCAAGATACTCTCCGTCATTCCCAAGGCCTGGCAGCTGGCGCGGCGCACCGAGGAGCATGTAAAGGGCATGATCACCCCGGGCACCCTGTTCGAGGAGCTGGGCTTCAACTACGTGGGCCCGCTGGACGGCCACAATGTGCACGACCTGGTGCAGACCCTGCGCAACCTGCGCAGCCAGCGCGGACCGCAGCTTCTGCATATCGTCACCACCAAGGGCAAGGGTTTCGGCCCCGCCGAAGCGGACCCGGTGGGCTACCACGCGCTGAACAAGCTGGAACCGGAGCCCAAGGTACAGGTGGCCCCCTTCCCGAGTGAGGGGGGCGGCGAGCGCAAGCCGCCCAAGTACCAGGAGGTGTTCGGCCGCTGGCTGTGCGACGCCGCCGAGCGGGATGACCGACTGGTGGGCATCACCCCCGCCATGTGCGAGGGCTCGGGCATGGTGGAATTCGCCGAGCGCTTTCCGGAGCGCTTCCACGACGTGGCCATCGCCGAACAGCACGCGGTCACCCTGGCCGCCGGCCTGGCCTGCGAGGGACAGAAACCGGTGGTGGCCATCTATTCCACCTTCCTGCAGCGCGGCTACGACCAACTGGTGCACGATGTGGCCATCCAGAACCTGGACGTCACCTTCGCCATAGATCGCGCCGGCCTGGTGGGCGAGGACGGCCCCACCCACGCCGGCAGTTTCGACCTCACCTATATGCGCTGCCTGCCGAATCTGGTAATCGCCGCTCCCAGCGACGAAAACGAGTGCCGCCAGCTGCTCTATACCGCCTACCGCCACAGCGGTCCGGCGGCGGTGCGCTATCCGCGGGGCACCGGCACCGGGGCGCAGATCGAGGAACAGATGACCGAATTGCCGCTGGGCAAGGGGCAACTGGTGCGCGAGGGTGCCGGCGTGGCCATTCTCAGCTTCGGCACCCTGCTGACCCCGGCGCTGGCCGCGGCGGAGAAGCTCGGCGCCACGGTGGCGGATATGCGCTGGGTCAAGCCGCTGGACGAGCAATTGATCGACGAACTCGCCGCGAGCCACCACCTGCTGGTCACCCTGGAAGAGAACGCCGTGGCCGGCGGCGCCGGCAGCGCGGTGACGGAATACCTGAACCACCGCGGCACCCAGGTACCGGTACTGCAACTGGGCCTGCCGGACAGCACCATTGAACACGGCAAGCACAAGGACCTGCTCGCCGGCATCGGCCTGGACGCGGCGGGCATCGAACGGCAGATCCGCCGGAGGTTGCGGGACTCGGGCCTCGGGGCTCTGGACTCGGGAAACAAAATCCAGAAACTGCTGTAA
- the ispA gene encoding (2E,6E)-farnesyl diphosphate synthase — MSGTSYPAELQSFLRWCAERVETRLQTALAPATSGAEKLFAAMGYAALGPGKRLRPALVYACAGTVRADSFSAESCDAAAAALECIHAYSLVHDDLPAMDDDDLRRGRPTCHIHFDEATAILAGDALHTLAFELLLQSEAAADLKLQLIRELACAAGSRGMVAGQAIDLDSVDKHLDLPRLEQMHRLKTGALIRASARIGALLGGADEARLAAVSRYAEAIGLAFQVQDDILDVTADTATLGKTQGADAARNKPTYISLLGLEGARAKLEDLHREALEALAEVDGDSDLLRQLADYIVQRGH; from the coding sequence GTGTCCGGCACATCCTATCCCGCGGAACTGCAGAGCTTCCTGCGCTGGTGCGCCGAACGTGTGGAGACCCGCCTGCAGACGGCGCTGGCACCGGCCACCTCCGGCGCGGAAAAACTCTTCGCCGCCATGGGCTACGCCGCCCTGGGGCCGGGCAAGCGCCTGCGCCCGGCACTGGTCTACGCCTGCGCGGGCACCGTCCGCGCGGATAGCTTCTCCGCAGAAAGCTGCGACGCGGCCGCGGCGGCCCTGGAGTGCATCCACGCCTACTCTCTGGTACACGACGACCTGCCGGCCATGGACGACGACGACCTGCGTCGGGGCCGGCCCACCTGCCATATTCACTTCGACGAAGCCACCGCCATCCTCGCCGGCGACGCCCTGCACACCCTGGCTTTCGAATTGCTGCTACAAAGTGAGGCGGCCGCCGACCTCAAACTGCAGCTGATCCGCGAACTGGCCTGTGCCGCCGGCAGCCGGGGCATGGTGGCGGGCCAGGCCATCGACCTGGACTCGGTGGACAAACACCTCGACCTACCCCGACTCGAACAGATGCACCGCCTCAAGACCGGCGCCCTGATCCGCGCCAGCGCGCGCATCGGCGCCCTGCTCGGCGGTGCCGACGAAGCCCGGCTGGCGGCGGTCAGCCGCTATGCCGAGGCCATCGGCCTGGCGTTCCAGGTACAGGACGACATTCTCGACGTCACCGCCGACACCGCCACCCTGGGCAAGACCCAGGGCGCCGACGCCGCGCGCAACAAGCCCACCTACATCTCCCTGCTGGGGCTGGAAGGCGCGCGCGCCAAGCTGGAGGACCTGCACCGGGAGGCGCTGGAAGCCCTGGCCGAAGTGGACGGTGACAGCGACCTGCTGCGACAGCTGGCGGACTATATCGTCCAGCGCGGTCACTAA
- a CDS encoding exodeoxyribonuclease VII small subunit produces MAVKKKPATFEQALEELEELVERLEAGDLPLEEALADFERGVKLTRECQQKLASAEQKVKVLMEESGSIRELPFDEDTAGEEEEA; encoded by the coding sequence ATGGCGGTAAAAAAGAAGCCGGCAACCTTTGAGCAGGCACTGGAAGAATTGGAAGAACTGGTGGAGCGCCTGGAAGCGGGCGATCTGCCCCTGGAGGAGGCCCTGGCGGATTTCGAGCGCGGGGTAAAGCTCACCCGCGAGTGCCAGCAGAAACTGGCCAGTGCCGAGCAGAAGGTCAAGGTGCTGATGGAAGAGAGCGGCAGCATCCGCGAACTGCCCTTCGACGAGGATACCGCGGGCGAAGAGGAAGAAGCCTGA
- a CDS encoding PQQ-dependent sugar dehydrogenase produces the protein MSTIIFFAPGVSVPWKQLTGGAETDPQTVDRRLHTPAGFRVELFADTVPNARWLTVTRRGDVIVSQPRRGQVGLLRADRDGDGRSDGQRVLIDGLSRPHGLFLHEDWLYIAESNGVGRVPFDHSDGRLAGSYQKIVSGLGDEGNHWTKTIAMGPDGWVYLSSGSTCNVCEEKDPQRATIMRFKPDGSDLEIYATGLRNSVGFDWSPMDGGLYATDNGRDWLGDDFPPDELNLVEKGVFYGWPYANGDRVPDPHFTKDGEGSADAGEEIQRKIENSRPPVHNFPAHNAALGIRFLRSPAQPRDYRDAALVALHGSWNRSTKDGYKVVSLHWDDRGNIEQRDFLWGFLDRERDEVSGRPVAIAEDANGNIYISDDYAGAVYRVTTGSRNAFAAAERKPRIKAPHKPLAIDSGAAQRGEELYQQHNCAQCHAEQLVLKNLAKKYTLHSLANYFDTPTPPMPNYGFSSAQKRALAHYLLSLEASN, from the coding sequence GTGTCCACCATTATATTCTTCGCGCCGGGCGTCAGCGTGCCCTGGAAACAACTGACGGGGGGCGCTGAAACTGATCCCCAAACGGTGGATAGACGGTTACACACTCCCGCTGGTTTTCGCGTGGAGCTTTTTGCCGACACTGTGCCCAACGCCCGCTGGTTGACCGTCACCCGCCGTGGCGACGTAATCGTTTCCCAGCCCCGACGCGGACAGGTGGGCCTGCTCCGGGCAGACCGCGATGGGGACGGCCGCAGCGACGGCCAACGGGTACTCATCGACGGACTGAGCCGCCCCCACGGCCTGTTCCTGCACGAGGACTGGCTGTATATCGCCGAGAGCAACGGCGTCGGCCGCGTACCCTTCGATCACTCCGACGGCCGCCTGGCCGGCAGCTACCAGAAAATCGTCAGCGGCCTCGGTGACGAGGGCAACCACTGGACCAAGACCATCGCTATGGGGCCGGACGGCTGGGTCTACCTCTCCAGTGGTTCCACCTGCAACGTCTGCGAGGAGAAGGACCCTCAGCGCGCCACCATCATGCGCTTCAAACCCGACGGCAGCGACCTGGAAATCTACGCCACCGGCCTGCGCAACAGTGTGGGCTTCGACTGGTCCCCGATGGACGGAGGTCTCTACGCCACCGACAACGGCCGCGACTGGCTGGGGGACGACTTTCCACCCGACGAACTGAACCTGGTGGAAAAAGGTGTTTTTTACGGCTGGCCCTACGCCAACGGCGACCGGGTGCCGGACCCGCATTTCACCAAAGACGGAGAGGGCAGTGCCGACGCCGGCGAGGAAATCCAGCGCAAGATCGAGAATTCGCGTCCGCCGGTACACAACTTCCCAGCCCACAACGCCGCGCTGGGCATCCGCTTCCTGCGCAGCCCGGCACAGCCCCGGGACTACCGCGATGCGGCGCTGGTGGCCCTGCACGGCTCCTGGAACCGCAGCACCAAGGACGGCTACAAAGTGGTCTCTCTGCACTGGGACGATCGCGGCAATATCGAACAGCGGGATTTCCTCTGGGGCTTCCTGGATCGCGAGCGCGATGAAGTCAGCGGCCGCCCTGTGGCCATCGCCGAGGACGCCAACGGCAATATCTATATCTCCGACGATTACGCCGGCGCCGTCTACCGGGTCACCACCGGGTCGCGAAATGCTTTTGCCGCTGCGGAGCGAAAACCGCGGATAAAAGCTCCCCACAAACCCCTGGCCATCGACAGCGGCGCGGCACAACGGGGCGAGGAACTGTATCAGCAGCACAACTGCGCCCAATGCCACGCCGAGCAGTTGGTGCTGAAAAACCTGGCGAAAAAATACACTCTGCATAGCCTGGCCAACTACTTCGACACCCCCACGCCGCCGATGCCCAATTACGGCTTCAGCAGCGCGCAGAAGCGCGCCCTGGCCCACTATCTGCTTTCCCTGGAGGCGAGCAATTGA